Proteins from one Sediminispirochaeta bajacaliforniensis DSM 16054 genomic window:
- a CDS encoding NAD(P)/FAD-dependent oxidoreductase, producing the protein MEHYDAIVLGAGPAGLSAGIYLARAKQNVVILDQGTVGGQVLLTHAVANYPGLPELSGYQLASTMKTQAEGFGCTLVSNTNLTDITLKDTVKRVRTEDKEYAAPVIILAMGGRPRNLGIESEDRLKGLGISYCATCDGDFFTGQKIMVVGGGNSALEEAVSLTRYADKVTIVHQFDHFQGYAHAIEAARANPKIDFILESTVHEFLGNESLEGAVIEHTLSGEKRRLDITGAFILIGYLPNTAMIAGQLSLNERGEIITDEGMKTSLAGVFAAGDARQKRFRQITTAVGDGTVAALSAMEYLEAGKRAS; encoded by the coding sequence ATGGAACACTACGATGCCATTGTCCTGGGGGCAGGTCCGGCGGGTCTCTCTGCCGGTATCTACCTTGCCCGGGCAAAACAAAACGTGGTAATCCTCGATCAGGGAACCGTCGGAGGGCAGGTCCTGTTGACCCATGCCGTTGCAAACTACCCAGGCCTTCCCGAGCTCTCCGGCTATCAACTCGCATCCACCATGAAGACACAGGCCGAAGGGTTCGGCTGTACCTTGGTCTCCAATACCAATCTTACCGATATTACATTGAAAGATACGGTAAAACGGGTCCGAACCGAGGATAAGGAGTATGCAGCTCCGGTCATTATTCTCGCAATGGGAGGACGGCCGAGAAATCTTGGTATCGAATCGGAAGATCGTCTCAAAGGGCTTGGAATCAGCTACTGTGCTACCTGCGACGGCGATTTTTTTACCGGTCAGAAGATCATGGTTGTCGGAGGCGGAAACTCCGCGCTGGAAGAGGCGGTAAGTCTGACCCGCTACGCCGACAAGGTAACCATCGTCCATCAATTCGATCATTTTCAGGGTTACGCCCACGCCATCGAAGCGGCCAGAGCAAACCCCAAAATCGACTTTATCCTCGAATCAACGGTACATGAATTCCTCGGTAACGAAAGCCTCGAGGGTGCTGTAATCGAACACACTCTTTCAGGAGAAAAACGCCGTCTTGATATTACCGGTGCCTTTATCCTTATCGGCTACCTGCCCAATACTGCCATGATTGCCGGGCAGCTTTCCCTAAACGAACGGGGAGAGATTATCACCGACGAAGGAATGAAAACATCGCTTGCAGGGGTTTTCGCGGCGGGAGATGCACGGCAAAAGCGTTTCAGGCAGATAACGACGGCAGTGGGCGACGGCACGGTGGCAGCCCTTTCCGCCATGGAATACCTGGAGGCAGGAAAGCGGGCATCATAA